The following nucleotide sequence is from Natronosalvus caseinilyticus.
GATCGATTCGATCCCCTCGAGCGGGACCTCGAGGTTCCGGTGGATGTCGTTGGCCAGTGACTTCAGCGGCGAGACGTACAGACAGTACACCGCGTTCTCGAGTCCGTCGCCGTCCCGGTCGCGCTTGAAGAGTTCGTCGATAATCGCCGTAAACGACGCCAGCGTCTTGCCAGAACCCGTCGGCGCACAGATCAGGGTATTCGTTCCAGCGTGAATCTTCGGGATGGCCTCGCGCTGTGGCGGGGTGAAGAAGCCGCCGTTCTCGGGGACGTACTCGCCGAAGGCTTCGAGCCACCACTCCTGGACCGCCGGCTCGAGTAACTCGAAGACGTCCCAGTCAGCGACGTCGGCCGACTCGAGTGCGGGCGGCAACGACGGGCTCGTCGAGTGCGACGACTCGTCCCCATCCATCGTCAGTCACTGGGGCCCGGTCGCCTAAGAGGGTTTGGTCAGCGGGGTGAAAGTGAACTGCTACAGTTCGAGCCACTCACTCTGGACGGTGTAGTCACGGAGATGCCACCGTTGCTCGACGCGGTCGTCGCGGCGTCGGACCTCGACGACCGCGTCGAACAGCGGTTCGAACAGGTTGACCGCGTCGTGATTGCGCGCCAACGGGAGGTGAAAGTGACCCATTCCCGTCGTGCTTTTGACGGTCGTCGTCGTGATGTGGAGCAGTTTGAACACGTCCTCGGGATCGTACTCGCTCAGCAACGGGACGATCGAGTCGACGCAGACGCGCAGTTCGGCAGGATCGAGTCCGCCTTCCGTCGACTCGATTTCTCGAATCGCGTCGATGACGTCCGTTCCGAGGGTGGCGAGCGGTCGGCCAGCCGTCTCGACGGTCGGTTCCTGTGCTGGTTGGACGGTGTGTTCGATGTGCCGCGTCCTCGCGTCCGTGGACTCACAGACGCAGCCGTGTCCGCGGTACGTCGCGTCTCGAGCCGTCACGGCGAGTCGATGGCGTTCGCTATCGGTGTGCGTCCCGAGTAAGCGCTGGCACGCGACTTCGTGCGCTGCTTGCTCGCTGCTCCCGACGACCAGTACAGTACTTCCGTTCCGTTTGAGTCGGTCGAGCGCCTGCGCGAACGTGACGCCGTCTGACACACCGGTACCTGACTCAGTCTGCATCCATTTACAGCCTCACCGCCGACCGCAATAAACATTGTGGTCGTTATTCATCTAAGTACGTTCACCTCGAACAAAATACGTCGGACGAGTTCGGCATATTATTCGCCAGGGAGAGACCCAATCGGCCATTTTTTCACGAATGGCCACGCAGTGATCACATGGACGACCGCGACCGTACCGACCGCGACGACCTCGCCGACGCGCTTCAGGAGTTGAGCGCGACGCTGAACGCGCTCCGCGACGAACTCGAGGACGACGCTCGATCCCGGAACCGCCGTCGACGGCAATTCCCGTTGCGGCCGCCGACGCCGGGCGAACTCGTGCGGTTCGGTGACGAAGTCGCG
It contains:
- a CDS encoding DUF7504 family protein; this encodes MQTESGTGVSDGVTFAQALDRLKRNGSTVLVVGSSEQAAHEVACQRLLGTHTDSERHRLAVTARDATYRGHGCVCESTDARTRHIEHTVQPAQEPTVETAGRPLATLGTDVIDAIREIESTEGGLDPAELRVCVDSIVPLLSEYDPEDVFKLLHITTTTVKSTTGMGHFHLPLARNHDAVNLFEPLFDAVVEVRRRDDRVEQRWHLRDYTVQSEWLEL